One segment of Manihot esculenta cultivar AM560-2 chromosome 4, M.esculenta_v8, whole genome shotgun sequence DNA contains the following:
- the LOC110613094 gene encoding classical arabinogalactan protein 10 yields MASKFFTYTLLAFFALQVALSATPPPESDSSPSPSPQLPAGSPLLSAASPSPHMDLSPSPTDSPMVSPPAPPPSDLLGPGASPTPAHSPEKSGVPAPAPVEPSDINHTGNVEASGDQSKGSSGMSGGKKAGIAIGVILGAGVVVVGGLLYKKRQQNIRRSQYGYAARGELL; encoded by the coding sequence ATGGCTTCCAAATTCTTTACCTACACTCTTTTAGCCTTCTTTGCTCTACAAGTTGCCCTCTCTGCAACACCACCACCGGAATCAGACTCGTCCCCGAGTCCGTCTCCTCAACTACCTGCCGGTTCACCACTGCTTTCCGCTGCTTCTCCTTCACCGCACATGGATCTGTCTCCTTCTCCCACAGATTCACCAATGGTTTCGCCACCAGCGCCGCCGCCTTCAGATCTGCTCGGTCCTGGTGCTTCTCCTACTCCGGCTCACTCGCCTGAGAAATCTGGAGTTCCTGCGCCGGCTCCTGTGGAACCGAGTGATATCAATCACACTGGTAATGTAGAAGCAAGCGGCGATCAGTCTAAGGGATCCTCTGGAATGAGCGGTGGAAAGAAGGCTGGGATTGCGATTGGAGTGATTTTGGGGGCCGGTGTGGTTGTAGTGGGTGGATTGCTTTATAAGAAGAGGCAGCAGAACATCAGAAGGTCCCAATATGGTTACGCTGCCAGGGGAGAGCTTCTATGA